The genomic DNA TAAATACAAGATATGGAACAGGTGGAGCAGTAGCATTTGACCAAATCGATAAAGCACCAGAAGAAAAAGAAAGAGGAATCACAATTTCAACATCACACGTTGAGTATGAAACACCAAACAGACACTACGCACACGTAGACTGCCCAGGACATGCTGACTATGTAAAAAACATGATCACAGGAGCAGCACAAATGGATGGAGCAATCCTAGTATGTGCAGCAACTGATGGACCAATGCCACAAACAAGAGAACATATCCTATTATCAAGACAAGTAGGTGTACCATACATCGTAGTATTCCTAAACAAATGTGATATGGTAGACGACGAAGAATTATTAGATTTAGTAGAAATGGAAGTAAGAGAATTATTAGACGAATATGAATTCCCAGGAGATGATACACCAATCATCAGAGGATCAGCATTAGAAGCATTAAATGATCCAAATGGAGCATGGGGAGACAAAATTGTAGAATTATTCGAAGCAATTGACGAATATATTCCACAACCAGAAAGAGATACAGACAAACCATTCATCATGCCAGTAGAAGACGTATTCTCAATTACAGGAAGAGGAACAGTAGCAACAGGAAGAGTAGAAAGAGGAATCCTAAAAGTACAAGATGAAGTAGAATTAGTAGGACTTACAGAAGCACCAAGAAAAGTAGTAGTAACAGGAGTAGAAATGTTCAGAAAATTATTAGATCAAGCGCAAGCTGGAGATAATATCGGAGCACTACTTAGAGGGGTACAAAGAGACGAAATCGAAAGAGGACAAGTTCTTGCAAAACCAGGAACAATCAACCCACATACAAAATTCAAAGCAGAAGTATACGTATTAAAGAAAGAAGAAGGTGGAAGACATACACCATTCTTTAACGGATACAGACCACAATTTTACTTCAGAACAACAGATATTACAGGATCAATTGCATTACCAGAAGGAGTAGAAATGTGTATGCCAGGAGATAACATCACAATGGAAATCGAATTAATCAACCCAATTGCAATCGAAGAAGGATTAAGATTCGCTATTCGTGAAGGTGGAAGAACAGTAGGAGCAGGTGTTGTTGCTCAAATTATTAAATAGTGTGAAATATACAGGACTAGGATTGAAACCCAAGCCTAGTCCTTTTTAATCAATAGAAATAAAATGAAAAAAGTTGGCTATACTATTAGAAATAACCATAAAGAAAAAAGCATTTGACAATAGAGATGTTTTTTTCTATGTGGTTATATGCGTGTTAAATGCATGGAAAAACTATATTGACACAAGGAAAAAATTATGATAGCTTTATAAAGTGATGGTGTCATACTGAGATAGTTGTGTCAAATTGCAATTTCGATAAAAGCTTTAATTTTGGGAGGTGTTAAGAATGAGAGTAAAAGTAACTTTGGCATGTACAGAGTGCAAACAAAGAAATTATCATACTACAAAAAATAAAAAAAATGATCCAGACAGATTAGAAATGAAGAAATATTGTAAGTTCTGCAAAACACATACTTCTCACAAAGAGACAAAATAATCCTTACAAGGATTTTGTATAATTACCATATAAGGATGTGAAAGATAATGGCAGTACAAACTAATACAAACAAGGCAGCAACAACGAAGAGCCTTGGAAAATTCTTTAAAAATGTAAAGTCAGAACTTAAAAAAGTTATTTGGCCTGATAAAAAAGAATTAACATCATATACTACCGTTGTACTGACAACATGTGCAATTGCAGCAATTGGAATGTGGCTGGTAGATACAGCGTTTGGGAAGGCTCTTCAACTAATCATCAAATAGTGAGGGAGGGACGAGTAGGAAAACTTATTATTTTCTACTCTCGTATATGTCTGAAAACCCTAAATGGTACGTTGTCCATACTTATTCAGGACATGAAAACAAAGTGAAAGCAAATATTGAAAAATTTGTTGAAAATAGAGGTATGGAAGATGTCATTACTGAAGTAATTGTACCCACAGAAGAAAAAGTTGAACTGAAGAATGGAAAGAAAAAGACAAAACAAAAAAAGATCTTTCCAGGATATGTAATCGTTAAAATGATTATGAATGATGAATCTTGGTATGTAGTAAGAAATACAAGAGGAGTCACAGGATTTGTGGGACCAGGATCTAAGCCGATTCCTTTAAGTGATGAAGAAGTGAAAAACATGGGCATTGAGCAGCCTATGGCTGAAATTGATATGGCTATAGGAGATAGCGTAAAAGTTATATCTGGACCCTTTGACGGCTTTATTGGAGTCATTGAAGGGATTAATCTAGAAAGACAAACTCTAAAAGTGCTTATTTCCATGTTTGGAAGAGAAACACCTGTAGAACTTGATTTTACACAAGTTGAGAATTTATAATTTGTTTAAAAAGCTTATATGCTTTTAATATAAAAACATATATAATATAGATGTATGAAAATGAGGAGGTGTACCAATGGCAAAAAAAGTTACAGGAATGGTTAAATTACAAATTCCAGCAGGAAAAGCAACTCCAGCACCACCAGTAGGTCCAGCACTTGGACAACAAGGAGTAAACATTATGCAATTCTGCAAGGAATTTAATGCAAAAACTGCAGATCAAGCTGGATTGATTATACCAGTAGTGATTACAGTTTATCAAGATAGATCATTTACATTTATTACAAAAACACCACCAGCAGCTGTTTTATTAAAAAAAGCAGCAGGTATTGAGAGTGCTTCAGGTGAACCTAATAGAACTAAGGTTGCAACTGTATCTATAGATAAAGTTAAAGAGATTGCAGAACTTAAAATGCCTGATTTAAATGCTGGTAGCTTAGAAACTGCTATAAGTATGATTAAAGGTACTGCTAGAAGCATGGGTATCATTGTTGAAGAATAATTACTTATGCTGAGGTGGGAGGTACAATAACCGTTATAACCACAAGGAGGGAAAGAAATGGCAAAAAGAGGTAAAAAGTATCAAGAGAGTGCAAAGTTAATTAATAGAGAAACTTTATACGATCCAGAAGAAAGTTTAAAATTAGTAGTAGATACTGCAAAAGCAAAATTTGATGAAACAATAGAAGCTCATATTAGACTTGGGGTTGACTCAAGACATGCAGACCAACAAGTTAGAGGTGCCATTGTATTACCACATGGTACAGGAAAAACTAGAAAAGTATTAGTTTTTGCAAAAGGTGAAAAAGCTAAAGAAGCTGAAAATGCTGGAGCAGACTTTGTTGGAGCAGAAGATATGGTTGAAAAAATTCAAAAGGAAAACTGGTTTGATTTTGATGTAGTAGTAGCTACACCAGACATGATGGGTCTTGTAGGAAGACTAGGTAGAGTATTGGGACCAAAAGGATTAATGCCTAACCCAAAATCAGGAACAGTTACTTTTGATGTAGAAAAAGCTGTAAAAGAAATAAAAGCTGGAAAAGTTGAGTATAGATTAGATAAAACAAATATCATCCATGTTCCTATTGGAAAAGCTTCTTTTGGATCTGAAAAATTAGCGGATAACTTCCGTGTATTAATGGATGCAATTGTAAAAGCAAAACCAGCAGCTGCAAAAGGACAATACTTGAAGAGTATTGTTATAACAAGCACTATGGGACCTGGAATTAAAATTAATCCAGTAAAAGTAATGGCATAATCATACAAATAAAGATCATTGACATATACAATATGGAATGATATACTATATGATAGTGTGTAATAAAAGCGAATATTCACCGTAGACAGTAGGTACCTTATGGTTTAAAGAAGCCTACCGAGGTCGTTCTATAGATTAAGATTCTAAGAGCCTCTCTATGTCTACGGTAGAGAGGTTCTGTTATTGATATGACAGAATAGGAATTGCTAATTGCAGAGGAGGTGGACATCCACATGTCAAGCAACTTAGAGATGAAAAAACAAGTAGTTGAAGAAATTAAAGAAAAGTTTCAAAAAGCTCAATCAGCAGTGGTTGCAGATTATAGAGGACTAACAGTAGAAGAAGTAACAGAACTAAGAAGCAAAATGAGAGAAGCTGGCATTGAATATAAAGTATATAAAAATACTTTAACTAGACTAGCTGTAAAAGGAACTGATTTTGAAGCTTTAACTGGAGATTTAACTGGACCAAATGCTGTTGCGTTTAGTTATGCAGATCCTGTAGTACCAGCTAAAATCTTAAATGATTTTGCAAAAGATCATAAAAATCTTGAATTAAAATCAGCAGTAGTTGAAGGTCAATATTATGGTGTTGACACAATTAAGGAAATTGCTGAAATTCCATCAAGAGACGTATTACTTGCTAAATTCCTTGGAAGTATCAAATCACCATTATCAAATCTTGCATACTTACTTCAAGGCATTGCAGATCAAAAAGCGAGTACGGAAGCATAAACTTTTAAATATTTTCGGAGGTGTAATAAAATGACAAAAGATCAAATTATTGAAGCTATCAAAGGTATGACAGTACTTGAATTAAATGAATTAGTAAAAGCATGTGAAGAAGAATTTGGAGTATCTGCTGCAGCACCAGTTGCTGTTGCTGGAGGAGCTGCTGCTCCTGCTGCTGAAGAAAAAACTGATTTCGAAGTAGTATTAGCTAGTGCTGGTTCACAAAAAATCAAAGTAATCAAAGTTGTAAGAGAACTTACAGGACTTGGATTAAAAGAAGCAAAAGAATTAGTTGACGGAGCTCCTAAAACACTTAAAGAAGGAGTAGCAAAAGAAGAAGCTGAAGCAATGAAAGCTAAACTTGAAGAAGTTGGAGCAGGT from Inediibacterium massiliense includes the following:
- the tuf gene encoding elongation factor Tu; protein product: MAKAKFERSKPHVNIGTIGHVDHGKTTLTAAITTTLNTRYGTGGAVAFDQIDKAPEEKERGITISTSHVEYETPNRHYAHVDCPGHADYVKNMITGAAQMDGAILVCAATDGPMPQTREHILLSRQVGVPYIVVFLNKCDMVDDEELLDLVEMEVRELLDEYEFPGDDTPIIRGSALEALNDPNGAWGDKIVELFEAIDEYIPQPERDTDKPFIMPVEDVFSITGRGTVATGRVERGILKVQDEVELVGLTEAPRKVVVTGVEMFRKLLDQAQAGDNIGALLRGVQRDEIERGQVLAKPGTINPHTKFKAEVYVLKKEEGGRHTPFFNGYRPQFYFRTTDITGSIALPEGVEMCMPGDNITMEIELINPIAIEEGLRFAIREGGRTVGAGVVAQIIK
- the rpmG gene encoding 50S ribosomal protein L33; translated protein: MRVKVTLACTECKQRNYHTTKNKKNDPDRLEMKKYCKFCKTHTSHKETK
- the secE gene encoding preprotein translocase subunit SecE, which translates into the protein MAVQTNTNKAATTKSLGKFFKNVKSELKKVIWPDKKELTSYTTVVLTTCAIAAIGMWLVDTAFGKALQLIIK
- the nusG gene encoding transcription termination/antitermination protein NusG; its protein translation is MSENPKWYVVHTYSGHENKVKANIEKFVENRGMEDVITEVIVPTEEKVELKNGKKKTKQKKIFPGYVIVKMIMNDESWYVVRNTRGVTGFVGPGSKPIPLSDEEVKNMGIEQPMAEIDMAIGDSVKVISGPFDGFIGVIEGINLERQTLKVLISMFGRETPVELDFTQVENL
- the rplK gene encoding 50S ribosomal protein L11, with protein sequence MAKKVTGMVKLQIPAGKATPAPPVGPALGQQGVNIMQFCKEFNAKTADQAGLIIPVVITVYQDRSFTFITKTPPAAVLLKKAAGIESASGEPNRTKVATVSIDKVKEIAELKMPDLNAGSLETAISMIKGTARSMGIIVEE
- the rplA gene encoding 50S ribosomal protein L1; the encoded protein is MAKRGKKYQESAKLINRETLYDPEESLKLVVDTAKAKFDETIEAHIRLGVDSRHADQQVRGAIVLPHGTGKTRKVLVFAKGEKAKEAENAGADFVGAEDMVEKIQKENWFDFDVVVATPDMMGLVGRLGRVLGPKGLMPNPKSGTVTFDVEKAVKEIKAGKVEYRLDKTNIIHVPIGKASFGSEKLADNFRVLMDAIVKAKPAAAKGQYLKSIVITSTMGPGIKINPVKVMA
- the rplJ gene encoding 50S ribosomal protein L10; this encodes MSSNLEMKKQVVEEIKEKFQKAQSAVVADYRGLTVEEVTELRSKMREAGIEYKVYKNTLTRLAVKGTDFEALTGDLTGPNAVAFSYADPVVPAKILNDFAKDHKNLELKSAVVEGQYYGVDTIKEIAEIPSRDVLLAKFLGSIKSPLSNLAYLLQGIADQKASTEA
- the rplL gene encoding 50S ribosomal protein L7/L12 — encoded protein: MTKDQIIEAIKGMTVLELNELVKACEEEFGVSAAAPVAVAGGAAAPAAEEKTDFEVVLASAGSQKIKVIKVVRELTGLGLKEAKELVDGAPKTLKEGVAKEEAEAMKAKLEEVGAGVELK